The DNA segment TAACTGTGAATGTTTTCGGTGGTGGTATTACTGGTCAGGCTGAAGCTATTAGACTAGCTATTTCTAGAGCTATGTGCGAAATCAATGAAGAAAACCGTTTGCTTCTTAAGCCACACGGATTACTTACGAGAGACGCAAGAATGGTAGAAAGAAAGAAACCAGGTCAGAAAAAAGCAAGAAAGAAATTCCAATTCTCGAAACGTTAATTCAAAACGAGATTTTGGGAGACAAGATGTTGGAAATTTTATTTCTTCCCTCTTTATTCTATTATTAACCAAAAAATGCCCCGTTAGTTTAGCACCCAAACATTTCTCCCATCAAAGAAATTGTTGATTGCATAAAGCGGCACGTAAACTAAAAACAAAAAAGAGACATGGCAAAAGCAAATGTTAAAGACCTTTTAGAGGCAGGAGTACACTTTGGTCACATGACCAGAAAGTGGAATCCAAATATGGCTCCATACATTTTTATGGAGAAAAACGGTATTCACATCGTAGACTTACATAAAACAGCTGTGAAATTAGACGAAGCTTGTTCAGCTTTAGAAAAAATCACTTCTGCAGGTAAAAAAGTTCTTTTCGTAGCTACTAAAAAGCAAGCGAAAGAAGTTGTAGCGAAATATGCAGCAGAACTTAATATGCCTTATATTACTGAAAGATGGCCAGGAGGAATGTTAACAAACTTTGTTACGATCCGTAAAGCTGTTAAGAAAATGAACCACATTGATAAAATGAAGAAAGACGGAACTTTCGAAACTTTATCTAAAAAAGAAAGACTTCAGGTTGATCGTCAAAGAGCTAACCTGGAGAAAAATTTAGGTTCAATTTCTGACATGGTTCGTCTTCCATCAGCACTTTTTGTTGTTGATATTATGAAAGAACACATCGCTGTAACTGAGGCTAAGAAATTGGGAATTCCAATTTTTGCAATCGTAGATACAAACTCTGACCCAAGAAAAGTGGAATACGTAATTCCTGGTAATGATGATGCATCTAAATCTATTGATATGTTGTTGAGCATTGTTTCATCTTCAATCAAAGACGGTTTGTCTCAAAGAAAAGCAGACAAGGAAAAATCCAAAGAAGAAGGAGAAAAAGTATCAGCAGAAACTGATGCAGATTTCACATCTGAAGCTTCAGCTCCCGCTGCGGAATAAGATCATATCTTACATATAAAAAAAGGTTCAGAATTATTTCTGAACCTTTTTTTGTTTATCTATCTAACAAAGACTAGCAGTGAAATAAAACTTATTTCAACCTAAATTTAATATACGTAATGGTTTTTCCTTTGGATTCAAACAGGCCTTCATAATAGGTTTTAATTTCTCGTAACAGAGGAGTTTCAGGATCGAATTCCGGCGCGCCATAAATATCATGGTTGGCAAACATAATCTCATGACCTAAGCCCTGAAGCAGTCCTAATGTGTAACCATGTAGAAACTCAGAGTCTGTTTTTAAATGCATTACCCCTTCTTTCTTTAGAATTTTCTGATATCTTTCTAAAAAGTCTGGATGAGTCATTCTGTGTTTAGTACGTCTATATTTAATCTGTGGATCCGGAAAAGTAATCCAAATCTCATCAATTTCATCCTCAGCAAAGAAGTGATCGATCAGTTCAATTTGAGTTCTTACAAAGGCAACATTGGTTAGAGTATTTTCAATAGCATCTTTGGCTCCAAACCAAAATCTAGCACCTTTAATATCAATTCCAATAAAGTTTTTCTCGGGGAATGCTTTTGCTAAACCTACAGAGTATTCTCCCTTGCCACATCCCAGTTCTAACACGATAGGATTTTCATTCTTGAAAACATTCTGGCGCCACTTCCCTTTTAAATGATAATCTGCCAATGCTTCCTCTCTGGTAGGTTGAAATACATTCGGAAGAATTTTATTTTCGGCAAATCTTGCCATTTTATTTTTACCCATATTCTATTTAAAAATTTACTGTGGTACAGAAATTTGTGCGGCGTATGTATTTCATTTATAACAGTCATAAAACTGACAACTTCAATTTGCAAAAAATTCTAAGAGCATTTTACTCTAAAATAAATACTACTTAAAAACTCTTAACAAAGTTGAATACGCGACATCATTATCAGACCGTAAAGTAAGAGCGCAAAGATAAAGAATTATCAGTAAAAATAAATTGATCGGTAAGGATTAGAACTTAATTTATTTCCTGCATCAAATTAGAGTTTTTTAAACGACGCTGGTAAATTGGTAAATATTTATCTATATAAATTGAGATTGCTTCATAGTTATTCGCTTCCACATAAGGAGAAATATCATCTGAAGTATATACAAACTGTAGAAAGTTGTCAATTAAATTAACGGGTATTTTCAAGTTTGTAAAATAAGCGGCACCAAAATAATTTCTAATATTGGCAACATTAGAATTCATTTTTTCATATTGCTGCGCACGTTCTTGTTTTTTTCGCTCTCCTGAAAATATATCATAAATACTCCCTAAGTTAAATGTTAATCCGCCCCCAGTAAATCCTGCAACGGGTAGTAATGGAGGAGTTCCGTCTCCTTTCGGTGTTGGCAAGCCTATCATTCGCTGTAAAGCGAGCGTTTTCTCTCCATTTTTGAGCGAAGTGACGTCTTTACGAAGATTTCCTGTAGGTTTAAATTTACTGATTAC comes from the Chryseobacterium sp. SNU WT5 genome and includes:
- the rpsI gene encoding 30S ribosomal protein S9, with the translated sequence MSIVHKIGRRKTSVARVYVRPGSGVVTINKKDSKEYFGTDVLVYKVNQPFLLTETAGQYDVTVNVFGGGITGQAEAIRLAISRAMCEINEENRLLLKPHGLLTRDARMVERKKPGQKKARKKFQFSKR
- the rpsB gene encoding 30S ribosomal protein S2, yielding MAKANVKDLLEAGVHFGHMTRKWNPNMAPYIFMEKNGIHIVDLHKTAVKLDEACSALEKITSAGKKVLFVATKKQAKEVVAKYAAELNMPYITERWPGGMLTNFVTIRKAVKKMNHIDKMKKDGTFETLSKKERLQVDRQRANLEKNLGSISDMVRLPSALFVVDIMKEHIAVTEAKKLGIPIFAIVDTNSDPRKVEYVIPGNDDASKSIDMLLSIVSSSIKDGLSQRKADKEKSKEEGEKVSAETDADFTSEASAPAAE
- the trmB gene encoding tRNA (guanosine(46)-N7)-methyltransferase TrmB; the protein is MGKNKMARFAENKILPNVFQPTREEALADYHLKGKWRQNVFKNENPIVLELGCGKGEYSVGLAKAFPEKNFIGIDIKGARFWFGAKDAIENTLTNVAFVRTQIELIDHFFAEDEIDEIWITFPDPQIKYRRTKHRMTHPDFLERYQKILKKEGVMHLKTDSEFLHGYTLGLLQGLGHEIMFANHDIYGAPEFDPETPLLREIKTYYEGLFESKGKTITYIKFRLK